ATGCGGCCCTCGACCGAGGAAGTATTCACGAGGTGGCCCGATCCCTGGCGGCGCATGATCGGCAGCGCTGCCTGCACGCCGTACAGCACCCCCATCACATTCACTTCGATCAGCTCTCGGAGGCGGCCTTCCTGAGTGTGCTCGACGCTGTCCACGAACATGTCTCCGGCGTGGTTGAACATGACATCCAGCGTGCCGAAGCGCCTGACCGCCGCGTCTACCAGCCGCTGTACCTGGGCGCGGTCGGTCACATCGGTGGGAACGGCGAGCACCTCAGCGCCCAGTTCACGGATTTCCTGGGCGACCTGTTCCAGATCGGCGGGGTCGCGTGCAGCGATCACCAGACGTGCGCCGCGCACCGCACATTCGAGGGCGGTCGCCCGCCCGATTCCGGTAGAAGCCCCGGTAATCACGACGGTCTTTCCTTTCAGCGGCGTAGACGGAGCGCGGCGCAGCAGGGCGTAAGACAGCAGACCGACGCCCGCCCACACAGCAGCGGTACGAGCTGAACCGAAACGAGAGCTGGAAGGCTGGGTCATGGTCTTTACGCTACGAAGCCCAACATGAAGACAGCCGCCGCTTTCATAAGTGCATCGGCATTTCTCTTTAGACAGAGCCAGCACCCTGAAGATCGGCAAAAACTGGCGCAGCCGTGAAGAGACGCTGAAGGGCGGC
This genomic stretch from Deinococcus ruber harbors:
- a CDS encoding SDR family NAD(P)-dependent oxidoreductase, whose translation is MTQPSSSRFGSARTAAVWAGVGLLSYALLRRAPSTPLKGKTVVITGASTGIGRATALECAVRGARLVIAARDPADLEQVAQEIRELGAEVLAVPTDVTDRAQVQRLVDAAVRRFGTLDVMFNHAGDMFVDSVEHTQEGRLRELIEVNVMGVLYGVQAALPIMRRQGSGHLVNTSSVEGRIGFPFSGAYAGTKAFVEVLTQSLRQELMHIEHSGIRVTAVLPAAVRTPLFDTAANVKEGGQGAHLVRPVQEASQVGRAVVRALEHYTPVVYPLMPSRGFVLLYDLFPGLADRVHSGLRVDRHVNAMSYPYRGTASDQYPIRPIVEDGKLRG